The following coding sequences are from one Nicotiana tomentosiformis chromosome 3, ASM39032v3, whole genome shotgun sequence window:
- the LOC104109286 gene encoding uncharacterized protein isoform X1 produces MERIGSSSNLVRGTKTDVKKEKTEGTKQQSEAKAWIASRTRKLQKLSPRSWAHEGRRRFQLSYPRLDCIGRPSTLPRSYKYILKRYFGEGDTTLGLHNTFGGKNTLAARGRFNHEFFLFHMDIFNLRPFDQFTNQHDVDEAELFDIVGQVVTYETVQTYKQGDNKSVFMNIELEDDKRNKISATLWSELVDQIQPHLNASTADPLIVVFQLMKAQKY; encoded by the exons ATGGAAAGAATTGGGAGCTCGTCCAATCTCGTGCGTGGCACGAAAACGGACGTGAAAAAGGAGAAAACTGAAGGCACAAAACAGCAAAGTGAAGCGAAGGCATGGATCGCTTCGCGAACTAGAAAATTGCAAAAGCTGAGTCCGCGTTCATGGGCGCACGAAGGCAGACGCAGATTTCAGCTTTCCTATCCGAGGTTGGATTGTATTGGACGGCCCTCCACCCTACCTAGGTCATACAAATACATCCTAAAACGTTACTTTGGAGAAGGAGACACTACTTTAGGGTTACACAACACCTTTGGAGGCAAGAATACACTAGCAGCAAGAGGAAGATTCAACCATGAGTTTTTCTTATTTCATATGGACATCTTTAACTTGCGTCCTTTTGACCAATTCACGAATCAACATGATGTCGATGAGGCTGAATTATTCG aTATCGTTGGTCAGGTTGTGACCTATGAAACTGTTCAGACCTACAAGCAAGGAGACAACAAAAGTGTCTTTATGAATATTGAACTTGAAGATGATAA GAGGAACAAGATTTCGGCAACCTTATGGAGTGAACTTGTGGATCAAATTCAACCTCACTTGAATGCATCTACAGCTGAtcctttgattgttgtttttcaACTTATGAAAGCTCAAAAATATTGA
- the LOC104109286 gene encoding uncharacterized protein isoform X2, with the protein MERIGSSSNLVRGTKTDVKKEKTEGTKQQSEAKAWIASRTRKLQKLSPRSWAHEGRRRFQLSYPRLDCIGRPSTLPRSYKYILKRYFGEGDTTLGLHNTFGGKNTLAARGRFNHEFFLFHMDIFNLRPFDQFTNQHDVDEAELFDIVGQVVTYETVQTYKQGDNKSVFMNIELEDDK; encoded by the exons ATGGAAAGAATTGGGAGCTCGTCCAATCTCGTGCGTGGCACGAAAACGGACGTGAAAAAGGAGAAAACTGAAGGCACAAAACAGCAAAGTGAAGCGAAGGCATGGATCGCTTCGCGAACTAGAAAATTGCAAAAGCTGAGTCCGCGTTCATGGGCGCACGAAGGCAGACGCAGATTTCAGCTTTCCTATCCGAGGTTGGATTGTATTGGACGGCCCTCCACCCTACCTAGGTCATACAAATACATCCTAAAACGTTACTTTGGAGAAGGAGACACTACTTTAGGGTTACACAACACCTTTGGAGGCAAGAATACACTAGCAGCAAGAGGAAGATTCAACCATGAGTTTTTCTTATTTCATATGGACATCTTTAACTTGCGTCCTTTTGACCAATTCACGAATCAACATGATGTCGATGAGGCTGAATTATTCG aTATCGTTGGTCAGGTTGTGACCTATGAAACTGTTCAGACCTACAAGCAAGGAGACAACAAAAGTGTCTTTATGAATATTGAACTTGAAGATGATAA GTAA